The DNA region CCTCCCGGAACAGGGCGATCACCTTCTGCAGGTCGTCCTTGTCCTTACCGGTGACCCGCACCTGCTGGTCCTGTATCTGGGCCTGGACCTTGATGCTGCTGGCCTTGATGCGCTTGACCATCTCCTTGGCCTTGTCCATGGGAATGCCCTGCACCAGATTCAACTCCTGGCGGATCATCCCCTTGGCGGCGGTATCCACCGGGCCCAGCTCCAGGCATTTGACCGACAGCCCACGCTTGACCATCTTGCCGTAGAGGATATCCAGCATGCTCTTGCGCTTGAACTCGTCGCTGGCCAGCAGGGTGATCTTCTCGGGGC from Candidatus Edwardsbacteria bacterium includes:
- a CDS encoding YajQ family cyclic di-GMP-binding protein, with translation MSQSSFDIVSKIDAQEMKNAVVMAQKEMTGRFDFKGANCQMDLGPEKITLLASDEFKRKSMLDILYGKMVKRGLSVKCLELGPVDTAAKGMIRQELNLVQGIPMDKAKEMVKRIKASSIKVQAQIQDQQVRVTGKDKDDLQKVIALFREDDLGLALQYTNYRTT